From one Montipora capricornis isolate CH-2021 chromosome 10, ASM3666992v2, whole genome shotgun sequence genomic stretch:
- the LOC138019181 gene encoding E3 ubiquitin-protein ligase Siah1-like, which translates to MNCMCNMNRQSTSQPSQKPPRMNGNQQGGPTNADLASIFECPVCFDYVLPPILQCGSGHLVCSNCRPKLSCCPTCRGPLGSIRNLAMEKVANTVSFPCKYASAGCEVNLPHNEKPEHEESCEFRPYSCPCPGASCKWQGSLDSVMPHLMHAHKSITTLQGEDIVFLATDISLPGAVDWVMMQSCFGHHFMLVLEKQEKYEGLQQFYAIVQLIGTRKQSENFVYRLELNGNRRRLAWEATPRSIHEGIASAILNSDCLVFDTNIAHLFADNGNLGINVTISMVS; encoded by the coding sequence ATGAACTGCATGTGTAACATGAATCGCCAATCAACTTCACAGCCTTCACAAAAGCCGCCGAGAATGAACGGAAATCAACAAGGTGGACCAACGAATGCTGACTTGGCTAGTATTTTTGAATGTCCTGTATGTTTTGACTATGTCTTGCCTCCAATTCTTCAGTGTGGTAGTGGTCATTTGGTTTGCTCCAACTGTCGCCCAAAGTTGTCATGTTGCCCAACATGTCGCGGTCCTTTGGGTAGCATCCGGAATCTTGCGATGGAAAAAGTCGCAAACAcagtttcttttccttgtaAATATGCATCAGCTGGCTGTGAGGTAAACTTACCGCATAACGAAAAGCCAGAACACGAAGAATCATGTGAATTTCGTCCGTACTCTTGTCCTTGTCCCGGCGCTTCTTGTAAGTGGCAAGGATCGTTGGATTCAGTTATGCCTCATCTGATGCACGCACATAAATCGATAACAACGTTACAAGGAGAAGACATTGTGTTCTTAGCTACTGATATCAGTCTTCCTGGAGCCGTTGACTGGGTAATGATGCAGTCTTGTTTCGGACACCACTTCATGCTTGTACTGGAAAAGCAAGAGAAGTATGAGGGTCTCCAACAGTTTTACGCCATTGTTCAGTTAATTGGAACTCGTAAGCAATCAGAAAACTTCGTCTATCGACTGGAATTAAATGGCAACAGAAGACGGCTGGCCTGGGAAGCAACCCCAAGGAGTATTCATGAAGGAATTGCGTCTGCTATCTTAAACAGTGACTGTCTTGTTTTTGACACAAATATTGCGCACTTGTTTGCTGACAACGGTAATTTAGGAATCAACGTTACTATTTCCATGGTTAGTTGA